From a region of the Solanum stenotomum isolate F172 chromosome 2, ASM1918654v1, whole genome shotgun sequence genome:
- the LOC125856901 gene encoding receptor kinase-like protein Xa21, with protein MSGLLYLFMSRNSIEGEVPQDIGGLKAIVKLDLSGNHFSGMIPSQLGDLQNMKVLDLSNNSFSGSIPLSFANLISLEYLNLSFNALSGTIPKSLEKLSYLKSINVSFNDLDGEIPSDGVFSNSTLQSFLGNKGLCGVHILEIPACAITNPRKQSKSKELVLKIVIPVVTSSFLILLVVSAWIIMKQKMKGKSKDMEKVPEIRTYQLVSYHEIQRATNNFDGSNLIGTGGSGSVYKGTLSSGTVVAIKVLDLQNEEVCKRFDTECEVMRNVRHRNLISVITTCSSEYIRAFVLQYMPNGSLDNWLYKEDCHLNLLQRVNIMLDVAVAIEYLHHGHDTPIVHCDLKPANILLDEEMVAHVGDFGISKILAVSKSMVHTETLGTFGYIAPEYGLEGVVSISGDVYSYGIMMMEVLTKRRPTEDEIFNENLGLRQWIRQAFPRTIMEVVDANLFHEEESVNFKSEICIASMMELALDCTKEMSETRITMRDVVKRLNKIKNTFLGT; from the exons ATGAGTGGACTTCTCTATCTTTTCATGTCACGAAATTCTATAGAGGGAGAAGTTCCACAGGACATTGGAGGATTGAAGGCCATTGTAAAACTAGATCTTTCTGGTAACCACTTTTCCGGCATGATACCAAGCCAATTGGGGGACCTCCAAAACATGAAAGTTCTTGACCTGTCAAACAATTCATTTTCAGGCTCAATTCCCTTATCCTTTGCCAATTTGATAAGTCTAGAATACTTGAATTTGTCTTTCAACGCATTGTCAGGTACTATTCCTAAGTCTTTGGAAAAGCTTTCATACCTTAAAAGCATCAATGTCTCATTTAATGATTTAGATGGTGAGATACCTAGTGATGGTGTGTTTTCAAATTCCACGTTGCAATCATTTCTTGGGAACAAAGGTCTATGTGGAgtacacatattggagattcctGCTTGTGCTATCACTAATCCTAGAAAACAATCAAAGTCTAAGGAGCTTGTGCTGAAAATTGTTATTCCAGTGGTTACTTCATCCTTTCTGATATTATTGGTTGTGTCAGCTTGGATAATAATGAAACAAAAGATGAAAGGAAAGTCCAAAGACATGGAAAAGGTACCAGAGATCAGGACTTATCAATTGGTTTCTTATCATGAAATTCAACGAgcaacaaataattttgatggaTCCAATTTAATTGGTACGGGAGGTTCTGGCTCTGTGTACAAAGGTACATTATCTAGTGGAACTGTGGTGGCAATAAAGGTTCTCGATTTGCAAAATGAGGAAGTATGCAAGAGGTTTGATACTGAATGTGAAGTGATGAGAAATGTTAGGCACAGAAACCTTATTTCAGTGATTACTACTTGTTCTAGTGAATACATAAGAGCATTTGTTCTACAGTATATGCCCAATGGAAGTCTTGATAATTGGTTGTACAAAGAAGATTGCCACTTGAACCTTCTTCAAAGAGTCAACATAATGCTTGATGTGGCTGTGGCAATTGAATATCTACACCACGGTCATGATACTCCAATAGTTCATTGCGACCTAAAGCCAGCCAACATTCTTTTGGATGAAGAAATGGTGGCACATGTTGGTGATTTTGGCATCTCTAAAATATTAGCTGTAAGCAAGTCCATGGTACATACTGAGACATTAGGCACTTTTGGTTACATTGCACCAG AATATGGCTTGGAAGGAGTAGTGTCCATTAGTGGTGATGTTTACAGCTATGGCATCATGATGATGGAGGTATTGACAAAAAGAAGACCAACTGAAGACGAGATATTCAACGAAAATCTTGGCTTGAGGCAGTGGATAAGACAAGCATTTCCCAGGACAATTATGGAAGTCGTAGATGCCAATCTTTTTCATGAGGAAGAATCTGTcaatttcaaaagtgaaataTGCATAGCCTCCATGATGGAATTGGCTTTGGATTGCACAAAGGAAATGTCAGAGACAAGGATAACTATGAGAGACGTAGTGAAGAGGcttaacaaaatcaaaaacacatttttaGGAACATAG
- the LOC125856893 gene encoding LRR receptor-like serine/threonine-protein kinase EFR — MEKHIFLLILLFLIQFSISTAFSNETDQQALLAFQNLITSPNHFLANNWTKTASFCSWFGVTCSSNRQRVVALTLPNLLLQGTISPSLANLSFLSVLNLENNSFHGGIPYGLVHLPRLRVIDFQNNQLQGSIPTSLFQHRRVQIISLAFNKLGGEMWKGPWYVPELRVLNLRNNSLTGIIPPSVGNATKLMNFSLSYNRINGNIPKEIGNLSQLAVLSLVDNQVTGSIPTSIFNISSLRSLTLGRNSLSGPLLLDEGIFLSNLERLSLTLNQISDHIPSDICQLIQLKILSISSNNITGEIPKNIGCLSKLEEFYIGNNPITGTIPTSLGNISTLRNLYCGSNRLEGPIPPELGKLSNLIEIDFEEVYNLIGQIPEAIFNISSLEYIALTSNKLSGRIPTSTGLHLPNLLELHLSGNELEGEIPLHITNASKLERLGLATNFFSGSIPTNLGNLRDLRLLFLHENQLTSEHELPFFQSLADCRMLQYLDVGYNPLNSILPNSIGNLSSTIEFFEMSNAHINGLIPTSIGNMSGLITLFFQDNNFMGNIPPEFGKLKQLQGLYLNNNKLQGHIPEAVCNLSHLGRLNLEGNKLFGLIPACIGNLSMLQHLYLGSNKFSSKFPLSLWKMSGLLFLNVSQNSIEGEVPSDIGELKAIVKLDLSGNHFSGMIPSRLGELQNLQSLDLSNNSFTGSIPLSFANLISLDILNLSLNALSGTIPKSLEKLALKSINVSFNELEGEIPYGGVFVNSTLQSFLGNKGLCGMRILEVPACPINNNGKQSKSKELVLKIVIPLVISSFLIFLLVSAWIIKRKKKGKSRDVEKVPEIRTYQLISYHEIQRATNNFDESNLIGVGGSGSVYKGTLSSGTLVAIKVLDLQSEEVCKRFDTECEVMRNIRHRNLVPVITTCSSDYIRAFVLQYMPNSSLDNWLYREDRHLNLLQRVTIMLDVAMAIEYLHHGHDTPIVHCDLKPANVLLDEDMVAHVGDFGISKILATSKFMAHTETLGTLGYIAPEYGLDGIVSTSGDVYSYGIMLMEVLSKRRPTDEEICNENLDLRKLITQAFRGTMMDVVDANLFPKKEQITSKSEMCIASMIELALDCTNEKPELRITMKEVVKRLDKMKNTFLNT; from the exons ATGGAGAAGcacattttcttattgattCTTCTCTTTCTAATTCAGTTTTCTATATCAACTGCTTTCTCAAATGAGACTGACCAACAAGCTCTACTAGCTTTCCAAAATCTTATTACAAGTCCCAATCATTTTTTGGCCAATAATTGGACCAAGACCGCGTCTTTTTGTTCTTGGTTCGGTGTCACGTGCAGTTCAAACAGGCAAAGGGTTGTAGCCTTGACTCTTCCTAATTTGCTACTTCAAGGCACAATTTCCCCGTCTTTGGCTAATTTGTCCTTTCTCAGTGTTCTCAATCTCGAGAATAACTCATTCCATGGTGGCATCCCTTATGGACTTGTCCATTTGCCTCGCTTGCGAGTGATTGATTTTCAAAACAATCAGCTCCAAGGAAGTATACCAACAAGTCTATTTCAACACCGGAGAGTTCAAATCATTTCATTGGCCTTCAATAAACTCGGTGGTGAAATGTGGAAAGGGCCATGGTATGTACCTGAACTTAGAGTCTTAAATCTCAGGAACAATAGCCTCACAGGTATAATCCCTCCTTCTGTTGGAAATGCCACAAAGTTGATGAACTTTAGTTTGTCTTATAATAGAATCAACGGCAACATTCCTAAGGAGATCGGTAATCTGAGCCAGCTTGCAGTTTTGTCCTTGGTTGATAATCAAGTAACAGGTTCCATTCCTACATCAATTTTTAATATCTCGTCATTACGTTCCCTAACTCTGGGAAGGAATAGCCTTTCTGGTCCTCTCTTGCTTGATGAgggaatttttttatcaaatttggaGCGTTTAAGTTTAACTCTAAACCAAATTTCTGATCACATTCCTTCCGACATCTGCCAACTCATACAGCTTAAAATACTGTCCATATCTTCCAACAACATAACTGGAGAAATACCCAAAAATATTGGTTGTTTATCCAAGCTCGAGGAGTTTTATATTGGTAATAATCCAATAACAGGGACTATTCCCACTTCATTGGGAAATATTTCCACTCTGCGAAATCTTTATTGTGGAAGCAATCGCTTGGAGGGGCCAATTCCTCCAGAATTGGGGAAGCTATCAAATTTGATAGAAATAGATTTTGAAGAAGTTTATAATCTCATAGGTCAGATTCCGGAggctatttttaatatatcttctttgGAATACATTGCGTTAACTTCGAACAAACTCTCAGGGAGAATTCCAACCTCTACTGGTCTTCATCTTCCGAACCTCTTAGAACTTCACTTGTCTGGCAATGAGCTTGAAGGGGAAATTCCTCTGCACATCACAAACGCTTCCAAGCTTGAAAGATTGGGGCTAGCAACCAACTTCTTCAGTGGAAGTATTCCAACTAATTTGGGAAACCTTCGTGATCTGCGACTTCTTTTCCTACATGAAAATCAACTTACCAGTGAACATGAGTTGCCATTCTTCCAATCTTTGGCAGACTGTAGGATGTTGCAATATCTAGATGTGGGTTACAATCCGTTGAATAGCATTTTGCCCAATTCAATAGGTAATCTTTCATCTACTATTGAATTCTTTGAAATGAGCAATGCTCACATCAATGGACTCATCCCCACAAGTATAGGCAACATGAGCGGTCTTATAACCTTATTCTTTCAAGATAACAACTTTATGGGAAATATTCCTCCTGAGTTTGGTAAGCTTAAACAACTCCAAGGGCTGTatctaaataacaataaattGCAGGGACATATTCCAGAGGCGGTATGCAATTTATCTCATTTGGGACGATTAAATCTGGAAGGTAATAAGCTCTTTGGGTTAATTCCAGCATGTATAGGAAATCTTAGCATGCTACAACATCTTTATTTGGGTTCtaataaattttcatcaaaatttccGTTGAGTCTTTGGAAAATGAGTGGTCTTCTCTTTCTAAACGTGTCACAAAATTCTATAGAGGGAGAAGTTCCATCAGATATTGGAGAACTGAAAGCCATTGTAAAACTAGATCTTTCAGGTAACCACTTCTCAGGCATGATACCAAGCAGATTGGGGGAACTCCAAAACCTGCAGTCCCTTGACCTATCAAACAATTCATTTACAGGCTCAATTCCATTATCCTTTGCCAACTTGATAAGCTTGGATATCTTGAATTTGTCTTTAAATGCCTTGTCAGGTACTATTCCTAAGTCATTGGAAAAACTCGCCCTTAAAAGCATTAATGTTTCATTTAATGAATTAGAAGGTGAAATACCCTATGGTGGTGTGTTTGTAAATTCCACTTTGCAATCATTTCTCGGGAACAAAGGTCTATGTGGAATGCGCATATTGGAGGTTCCTGCTTGCCCTATCAACAATAATGGAAAACAATCAAAGTCTAAGGAGCTAGTGCTGAAAATTGTTATTCCACTGGTTATTTCATCCTTTCTGATATTCTTGTTGGTGTCAGCTTGGATAATAAAACGAAAGAAGAAAGGGAAGTCCAGAGATGTTGAAAAGGTTCCGGAGATAAGGACATATCAATTGATTTCTTATCATGAGATTCAACGAgcaacaaataattttgatgaatcaAATTTAATTGGTGTGGGAGGTTCTGGCTCTGTATACAAAGGCACATTATCTAGTGGAACTTTGGTGGCTATTAAAGTTCTGGATTTGCAAAGTGAGGAAGTATGCAAGAGGTTTGATACCGAATGTGAAGTGATGAGAAATATCAGGCACAGAAATCTTGTTCCGGTGATTACTACTTGTTCTAGTGACTATATACGAGCCTTTGTTCTGCAATATATGCCCAACAGTAGTCTTGATAATTGGTTGTACAGAGAAGATCGCCACTTGAACCTTCTTCAAAGAGTCACCATAATGCTTGATGTGGCTATGGCAATTGAATATCTGCATCATGGTCATGATACTCCGATTGTTCATTGCGACCTAAAGCCAGCCAACGTTCTTTTGGATGAAGATATGGTGGCTCATGTTGGTGATTTTGGCATCTCTAAAATTTTAGCTACAAGCAAGTTCATGGCACATACCGAGACATTAGGCACTCTTGGATATATTGCACCAG AATATGGCTTGGATGGAATAGTGTCCACTAGTGGTGATGTTTATAGTTACGGCATCATGTTGATGGAGGTTTTGTCAAAAAGAAGACCAACCGATGAGGAGATATGCAATGAAAATCTTGACTTGAGGAAATTGATAACACAGGCATTTCGGGGGACTATGATGGACGTTGTGGATGCCAATCTTTTTCCTAAGAAAGAACAGATCACTTCCAAAAGTGAAATGTGCATAGCCTCCATGATAGAATTGGCTTTAGACTGCACAAATGAAAAGCCAGAATTAAGGATAACAATGAAAGAAGTAGTCAAGCGGCTTGACAAAATGAAGAACACATTTCTGAACACATAG
- the LOC125856927 gene encoding 14-3-3 protein 5, translated as MASPREENVYMAKLAEQAERYEEMVEFMEKVVAALDGEELTVEERNLLSVAYKNVIGARRASWRIISSIEQKEESRGNEDHVASIKKYRSQIENELTSICNGILKLLDSKLIGSAATGDSKVFYLKMKGDYYRYLAEFKTGTERKEAAENTLSAYKSAQDIANGELAPTHPIRLGLALNFSVFYYEILNSPDRACNLAKQAFDEAIAELDTLGEESYKDSTLIMQLLRDNLTLWTSDMQDDGTDEIKEPSKADNE; from the exons ATGGCGTCTCCACGTGAAGAGAACGTGTACATGGCGAAGCTTGCTGAGCAAGCTGAACGCTATGAGGAGATGGTAGAATTCATGGAGAAGGTCGTCGCCGCCTTGGACGGCGAGGAACTAACCGTCGAGGAACGCAACCTTCTCTCCGTCGCATACAAAAACGTGATCGGAGCTAGGAGAGCATCCTGGCGTATAATTTCATCGATCGAGCAGAAAGAGGAGAGTCGTGGTAACGAAGATCACGTTGCCTCCATTAAAAAATACAGATCTCAGATCGAGAATGAGCTGACTTCGATCTGTAACGGCATCCTCAAGTTACTTGATTCAAAACTCATCGGGTCAGCTGCTACCGGAGACTCCAAAGTTTTCTATTTGAAAATGAAGGGAGATTATTACCGGTACTTGGCTGAGTTCAAAACCGGAACCGAGAGAAAAGAAGCTGCAGAGAATACTCTTTCGGCCTACAAGTCTGCTCAG GATATTGCTAATGGCGAATTGGCCCCTACACATCCAATCCGATTGGGTCTAGCTCTCAATTTCTCAGTCTTTTACTATGAGATATTGAATTCTCCTGACCGTGCTTGTAATCTCGCCAAACAG GCCTTTGATGAGGCAATTGCGGAGCTTGACACCCTGGGAGAGGAGTCCTACAAGGATAGCACTTTGATTATGCAACTTCTGCGTGATAACCTCACTTTGTGGACCTCGGATATGCAG GATGATGGAACTGATGAGATCAAAGAACCATCAAAAGCTGATAATGAGTAG
- the LOC125856894 gene encoding probable LRR receptor-like serine/threonine-protein kinase At3g47570 encodes MEKHIFLLTLLFLVQFFISIASSNDTDQEALLSFQNLITSPNHFFANNWTKNTSLCSWFGVTCSSKTQRVVALALPNLQLQGTISPSLANLSFLRELNLENNLFHGGVPYRLGHLPRLRVINVRNNQLEGSIPTSLFQHQRVQFISLAYNKLIGEMWKGPWYVPELRVLSLRNNSLTGIIPSSVGNATKLLNFSLSGNRINGIIPTEIGNLSQLIELHLFNNQLAGSIPATLFNISSLIRASLASNSLSGPLLLDEGNNVSNLKYLSISKNQISGCIPSNICQLTELKILSISYNNMIGNIPRNIGCLSKIEEFYIGNNPITGTIPTSLGNISTLRNLYCGNSRIVGQIPKDIFNLSSLEMIDCSYSNLSGRIPTTSGLHVQNLKELFLGHNELEGEIPLFITNASKLEILGLENNFLTGTIPTNLGNLRELQELFLHDNQLTNEPREHELQFFNSLADCRMLRYLQVGFNPLNGVLPDSIGNLSSTIENFHIADAHINGPIPRGLLNMSGLIALSLGENNLAGSIPSDVVKLEQLQGLYLNNNKLQGHIPEAVCHLSNLVQLSLGGNELFGLIPECLGNLRMLQAIILSSNKFSSKIPLSIWKMSGLLYLIMSQNSIEGEVPQDIGGLKAIVGLDLSGNHFSGMIPSQLGDLQNMNTLDLSNNSFSGSTPLSFANLISLEYLDLSLNVLSGTIPKSLEKLLYLKSINVSFNDLEGVIPSGGVFANSTLQSFIGNKGLCGMHIMEIPACAITTTGQQSKSKKLVLKIVIPVIAASFLIFLFAIVWIMKRQKKANSKDVEKVPEIRTYQLVSYHEIQQATNNFDGSNLIGVGGSGSVYKGTLSSGTVVAIKVLDLQNEEVCKRFDAECEVMRNVRHRNLIPVITTCSSEYVRAFVLQYMPNGSLERWLYIEDRHLNLLQRVTIMLDVAQAIEYLHHGHKTLIVHCDLKPTNVLLDEEMVAHVGDFGISKILAASKSMAHTETLGTLGYIAPEYGLEGRVSSSGDVYSYGIMMIEVLTKRRPTDDEIFNENLGLRQWIRQSFPKTIMEVVDVNFIHEEEHFNSKSEICIGSMMELALDCTKEMPESRITMRDVVKRLDKIKNTFLGT; translated from the exons ATGGAGAAGCACATTTTTTTATTGACTCTTCTCTTTCtagttcaattttttatatcaattgCTTCCTCAAATGATACGGACCAAGAAGCTCTACTATCTTTCCAAAATCTTATTACAAGTCCGAATCATTTTTTTGCCAATAATTGGACCAAAAATACTTCTCTTTGCTCTTGGTTTGGTGTCACTTGCAGTTCAAAAACGCAAAGGGTTGTGGCCTTGGCTCTTCCTAATTTGCAACTTCAAGGCACAATATCCCCGTCTTTGGCCAATTTGTCCTTTCTCAGAGAGCTCAATCTCGAGAATAACTTATTCCATGGTGGCGTACCGTACAGACTTGGCCACTTGCCTCGCTTGAGAGTGATTAATGTTCGAAACAATCAGCTAGAAGGAAGTATTCCGACAAGTCTATTTCAACACCAAAGAGTTCAATTCATTTCATTGGCTTACAATAAACTCATTGGTGAAATGTGGAAAGGGCCATGGTATGTACCCGAACTCAGAGTCCTAAGTCTCAGGAATAATAGCCTCACAGGTATAATCCCTTCTTCTGTTGGAAATGCCACAAAGTTGCTGAACTTCAGTTTGTCTGGGAATAGAATCAATGGTATCATTCCAACTGAGATTGGTAATCTTAGCCAACTTATAGAGTTGCATTTGTTCAATAATCAATTAGCAGGTTCCATTCCAGCAACACTGTTTAATATTTCGTCGCTAATTAGAGCATCTCTGGCAAGCAATAGCCTTTCTGGTCCTCTCTTACTTGATGAAGGGAATAATGTGTCAAATCTGAAGTATCTAAGTATATCTAAGAACCAAATTTCTGGTTGCATTCCTTCTAACATATGCCAACTCACAGAGCTCAAAATTTTGTCCATATCTTATAACAATATGATTGGAAACATACCCAGAAATATTGGTTGTTTATCCAAAATCGAGGAGTTTTATATTGGAAATAATCCAATAACAGGGACTATTCCCACTTCATTGGGTAATATTTCCACTCTGCGGAATCTTTATTGTGGAAACAGTCGCATAGTGGGGCAAATTCCAAAGGATATTTTTAACTTATCTTCTTTGGAAATGATTGATTGCAGCTACAGTAACCTCTCAGGTAGAATTCCAACCACATCAGGTCTTCATGTTCAGAACCTTAAAGAACTTTTCTTGGGGCACAATGAGCTGGAAGGGGAAATTCCATTGTTCATAACAAATGCTTCCAAGCTTGAGATATTGGGGCTAGAAAATAACTTTCTCACAGGCACTATTCCTACTAATTTGGGGAATCTTCGTGAGCTGCAAGAACTGTTCCTACATGATAATCAACTTACCAATGAACCAAGAGAGCATGAGTTGCAATTCTTCAATTCTTTGGCGGACTGTAGGATGCTGCGATATCTACAAGTGGGTTTCAATCCGTTGAATGGCGTTCTGCCCGATTCTATTGGGAATCTTTCATCTACTATTGAAAACTTTCATATAGCAGATGCACACATCAATGGCCCCATCCCCAGGGGCTTACTCAACATGAGCGGTCTAATAGCCCTAAGCCTTGGAGAAAACAACTTGGCGGGAAGTATTCCTTCTGATGTTGTTAAGCTTGAACAACTCCAAGGTCTGTatctaaataacaataaattGCAGGGACATATTCCAGAGGCAGTATGCCATTTATCTAATTTGGTTCAATTAAGTCTGGGTGGTAATGAGCTCTTTGGATTAATTCCAGAATGTTTGGGAAATCTTAGGATGCTACAAGCCATTATATTGAGTTCTAACAAATTTTCATCCAAGATTCCTTTGAGCATTTGGAAGATGAGTGGTCTTCTCTATCTAATCATGTCACAAAATTCTATAGAGGGAGAAGTTCCACAGGATATTGGAGGACTGAAGGCCATTGTAGGACTAGATCTTTCTGGTAACCACTTTTCAGGCATGATACCAAGCCAATTGGGGGACCTCCAAAACATGAATACTCTTGACCTGTCAAACAATTCATTTTCAGGCTCAACTCCATTATCCTTTGCCAACTTGATAAGCTTAGAATACTTGGATTTGTCTTTAAATGTGTTGTCAGGTACTATTCCCAAGTCTTTGGAAAAGCTATTATACCTTAAAAGCATTAATGTTTCATTTAATGATTTAGAAGGTGTAATACCCAGTGGTGGTGTGTTTGCGAATTCCACTCTGCAATCATTTATTGGGAACAAAGGTCTATGTGGAATGCACATAATGGAGATTCCTGCTTGTGCTATCACTACAACTGGACAACAATCAAAGTCTAAGAAGCTTGTGCTTAAAATTGTTATTCCAGTGATTGCTGCTTCTTTTCTGatatttttgtttgctataGTTTGGATAATGAAACGACAGAAGAAAGCAAACTCCAAAGATGTGGAAAAGGTACCAGAGATCAGGACTTATCAATTGGTTTCTTATCACGAGATTCAACAAgcaacaaataattttgatggaTCCAATTTAATTGGTGTGGGAGGTTCGGGCTCTGTGTACAAAGGTACATTATCTAGTGGAACTGTGGTGGCAATAAAGGTACTCGATTTGCAAAATGAAGAAGTATGCAAGAGGTTTGATGCTGAATGTGAAGTGATGAGAAATGTTAGGCACAGAAATCTTATTCCAGTGATTACTACTTGTTCTAGTGAATACGTAAGAGCCTTTGTTCTACAGTATATGCCCAATGGAAGTCTTGAGCGTTGGTTGTACATAGAAGATCGCCACTTGAACCTTCTTCAAAGAGTCACCATAATGCTTGATGTGGCTCAGGCAATTGAATATCTACACCATGGTCATAAAACTTTGATAGTTCATTGCGACCTAAAGCCAACCAATGTTCTTTTGGACGAAGAAATGGTGGCACATGTCGGTGATTTTGGGATCTCAAAAATATTAGCTGCAAGCAAGTCCATGGCACATACTGAGACATTAGGCACTCTTGGTTACATTGCACCAG AATATGGCTTGGAAGGAAGAGTGTCCAGTAGTGGTGATGTTTACAGCTATGGCATCATGATGATAGAGGTATTGACAAAAAGAAGACCAACTGATGACGAGATATTCAATGAAAATCTTGGCTTGAGACAGTGGATAAGACAATCATTTCCCAAGACAATTATGGAAGTTGTGGATGTCAATTTTATTCATGAGGAAGAACATTTcaattcaaaaagtgaaatatgcATAGGCTCCATGATGGAATTGGCTTTGGATTGCACAAAGGAAATGCCAGAGTCAAGGATAACAATGAGAGACGTAGTCAAGAGGCTTGACAAAATTAAGAACACATTTTTGGGAACATAG
- the LOC125856950 gene encoding uncharacterized protein LOC125856950, with protein sequence MALSCIRSLRSMNIPKELIQLGGCRTFAVGSKSKKGGKGGAAADASKASTISKEVKATAVVGANILKDGANPKILQDSEYSGWVWHLLDKRPALSELRRNDIESLPYEDLKRFAKLDNRARIKENNSIRAKN encoded by the coding sequence ATGGCATTGTCCTGTATCAGATCATTGAGAAGCATGAACATTCCCAAAGAGTTAATTCAATTGGGAGGCTGCAGAACATTTGCTGTGGGCAGTAAATCAAAGAAAGGTGGTAAAGGGGGTGCAGCTGCCGATGCTTCAAAGGCATCAACAATCAGCAAGGAAGTCAAGGCCACTGCAGTTGTTGGAGCAAATATCCTCAAGGATGGAGCAAATCCTAAAATATTGCAGGACTCAGAATACTCAGGATGGGTGTGGCACCTGCTGGATAAACGTCCTGCACTCAGCGAATTGAGAAGGAATGACATTGAGTCTCTCCCTTATGAGGACCTCAAACGCTTTGCCAAGCTGGATAACCGAGCTAGGATCAAGGAAAACAACTCAATCAGGGCCAAGAATTGA